Genomic segment of Hoplias malabaricus isolate fHopMal1 chromosome 14, fHopMal1.hap1, whole genome shotgun sequence:
caGTAAGTATGTCTTTAGGTATTATAGaatccattctctctctctttctctctctctcactcacacacacacacactcacatatacagTATATGCATTAATTGACTTGCATACAGAAATGGGGTCTTGTCATGTTCAAATGATTTGAAACTGGTGTGCTGATAATTagttatgaaatattttacattaaaatataaaagtatgcaaagaatttacattttttgggCCACATTGTATGTAGTAGTGTGAGAAATGAATGGGGTACTTAAGCGTAAGATAAACTGTTTTTGAATTAAGCATATTATCTAGGCAGTgagcatttgtttgttttaaaaaaaaacattagcatACAGCAAATAAGTAAGTATTTGTTGTATTTGAATGCAGAAAACAAATCCATGTTCTTGTAATGAAGCGCTGTATATTTGccctcattaaaaaaaattaatgacatAATTTGTTCTTAAAAAGTTTTAGTGGCAAACAAATCTTTACTGCCATTCATAAATTAGCTTTCATCTGATCTTCaactctttttatttattatatgtctcttaaatgttttacattaacAAAATGTATGTGCATTGTCTTATTCAGTCTAAGATTTTATTATTGCAATTTGTAGAATGACAGTTTTCAAATATTCTTTTAATCTTATGGCCCAGATGGCAAGATTAATGTTTGGAATATAAAAGCTTTTAAGAATTTAGGTGATTACACATTATGTtgtatgtaattattatttgtaCCTGCCATAGATGTCACAGATATCTCTGGGATAatctgttttctgtgtttcaGATCCATGGACTTCAGCCACTGTCCTTCTATTTTCAATCTACTTTCTAACTTTAATTTGACCATAAAATCTAAGGACCCCCTCAACAAAATTGAAATATATTCACACATCTACGCAGTATCCATTGAAAATATTGGTAAGGTCAACTTTACTGCAGTGTGACTGATCATTGTCTTTcatgaaaaatttaaaaaatgtattaattatataCCTTTTTGTTTAAGTCCAAGCACCACGCCCTTATATCATATCAGTGAATGCAACAGAGACATCATTGAATGTAACATGGATGAGTCAAGGGCACAAAAATTGTCTAGTACGATACAAACAGTCTAACAGTGAAGAAAATGAACAATGGAAGGAGGTATGTTTGAGGTGTAAATTGACAATTATTAATAAACTGGCCTCTTTTTTTGTACAtcttttttacaaatatttgtatgCACATATTTGTACAAATATCTTGCCATATCTGCTGAtgttacaatattttaaatgctCAGTGGGGTTAATGTTAATTGATTTAGAATATCATATCTGCATTTTATGTAGTTTTTTGTCCAAAATCTGAATTTAAGCATGAAATCTTGGGGCAGTCCAACTATAATGCATTAACAATATATGAATTGTATtcatgtatgtgtatgtgtatataaatatattgcaattgtgttgcatcacctcttcTTTTCATAAGCATTCTAAAATATTTGGGAAATGAGGAGACCAAATGctgtattttttgtatttttgaaattaaaatattttcctgTTCTCGCTTGACATATGATTTCATCTGCTTAACAGTTTGGGTTCTCCTTTGTTGtatatttcatttcataatgcaaCAAATGTTTGCAAtgggtgacaggtctggactgcaggcaggccaatTTAGCACCTGGACATTCTATTAGAATATAAATTTTGTCAAGAATTTTGGTGCTTGAATTGTGCACTGATAACAAGCTGAccctctcctctttagcccGCAGGATGCAGAGAtcattatttacaaaaataatttcatattttgattttgaaccacaggacactttttccTTTCATCGCAGTTAATTCTAAATGAGTTCTGACTCAGACTTGGTGGCGGCACTTCTGGATCTTGTTTATATATTGTTCCTTCCTTGTagggtagagttttaacttacATTTGAAAATGCAGTGATGAACAGACAATTGTCCTCAGACAATAGTTTTCCAAAGTACCTAAGCCCTTGTAATGATTTCCACAAATCCACAAATTCTACAAAAAAGTGATTTCCGCTAATTTGACAAAATGTCTGATCTGAGGCATTTGCTTAtactcatttttattatttctgttaGTAAGTGTTATTCTCAGAAAATGCATGCTCAATACAATTctaaagttcaaaagccagtagtaatatatgtatatatgaatgcctaaaatttaaaaaatactttgctttactaaataaaatgtacatattttagGGATGGCCCAATTTGGATATAGATATTCATGCTTCATATCcagataaacattttttttttaattattatgtcCCTGATGACTAAAATTATGCACAGTATTATATATGCAGCtccattttatttacatgtaaataaaacatctgttttGTTAAAGGAAGAAGATTCTGAGCTGTTCCATGTTATTAGGGGCCTGCAGCCTTTTAGCCAGTACATTATTACAGTTGCTTGCATTAAGGAATATGGCCTAATAAGTGAATGGAGTCCCACATTTCAGGCAAAAACATTAGAGGGAGGTAAGTTGAAAATGGGTGGACCCTACTATTTAATCTGTTTTGGATGATCTTATTTACTTAATGTTTcttctgttttgtctttttttagcCCCGATTGCCCCCCTTGATGTCAGTTACTGTGTTGAATCTTTGAATAACAACTTTAGGCTCCAAAGGCTGTTAGTTATATGGAGGGTAAGTTCACTTTTCAATGTGCActgccaaaaaaagaaaaagttgtACACCTGACATTAGACAATCTTGAATGCTAACCTTAGTGATTTCCAGCCGCCTAAAGCCTAGTGAGCACACTTGGCATGTCACTTTCTGAGTGGACTTGACCTTTTAATTTCACCATCACTCAGCATGATCCCAGACATCTTTGGGCCTCTGTTACCTAACAAAACACAACTGAAAGCCCTCCAAGCATGCTGAGCTGAgattagcagcagtttgaaaagacaAGGTGATGAGTGTATAAGTCTCAGGGTAAGCCTTCACCCTCCCAGCTAGGTCATGTTGTTTCACTGGGAGACTCATAGCTTGAATTGGCAATTAAATATCTGGGTTTAAGATTGGATTAAAACTTCCAAACCTGTTCATCAGTAACTGATCTATTGCATTTGTTTATACTTATATTTTAGCCTTTAACAATAGCAGAGGCTCGAGGTGACATTCTAGGATACAGTTTGACCTACACATCAGCCGAGCAGCCTTCACCGAAGGGGAACAATACCCATCACCTAACAGCTGAGTTTGAGGTGGATCCAGGGGTCTACAATTTAACACTGATAGCTTACAACAGCGCTGGGTCGTCTCCTGCTCACAATTTTAGAGTTAATACGGTGACTTATAGGAGTAAGCTGATCTTTCTCTTAACATTTCTCTCATTTTTATAGTTCTTAGTTTCCCACAGATATTTGTCAAGGTACTTTTTAGTCTAggaaagagataatatccagatAACATCTTTTAACGGTCACTGAGGCGTCACACTACTCTTTTCCTGATTACACAATATGTCTTTCACATGTCAGGTTTATCTGCTTCTGAGGAAACAAGATTTTTAGTGTGTTTGCAATATCTTGTATAAACTATTGCTGTAATTTTCACAAGCAGATATGTGAGTTCACATGCTTGCTGAGacatctttttttcttcttaatttaaattttgttcATATGCTTCTGCTTTTGAATAAATTAGACACAGCTACTCATTTAGTGTTCATTCTAAAATTAAGAGATTTTATTAGGAACAAGTCCCTCCTTCTATGCATAATAGCTTCTATTCTTCTGAAATTTTTTCAGAAACAATGTTGGACCTATTTGTAAAGTGGACATTAGTGAACTCAATCAGATAATTGGCTCTGGGTCATAAAAGTCATTTCTTCTCATCCTAAAGTTACTTGATGGAATGGGATCTCTTCAGAAAACTCCACTGCCAATTGCTGGGGGTTTTATACTTCACTAGATAAGGCTTGGCATTGACCATGTTTCTGTATGGCTATATGCAGCAGTTTTAGAGCATTCCAATTAATTTCATGATCTGCTATAGAAATTAAACTAGCTGCTTATACACATGCTTCCACAATGTGTGTACTTTGGAGTAACTACTTTCAGtaactgtatgtgtgtttacaaaCTTGTGGACATAAGGTGTAGTCTCCCAAACCAAGATCAAGATTAGTCTTAgtctaaaaacattttacagGGAGTAATTTAGGAGCGCTTGTGCTGGAATTTTATTCAAGGCATGATTCAATCTATGTCCAGAAAACTGGTTCTACTTGACAACTAATGGAAACActgatttattataattatttttttttgtgaaaaggaaaagaacacagaaaattaatattattatatcttTACAgcaaatcattaaaaacaaataatttattacatttttatgctAATTTATCTTCCTAAAGTAATACATTCCTGAAATTCAGCCAATACAGAATGATGCATGCATAgctaactatatatatatacactatatatactAACTATATATATTAGCTGATGTAGCCTTTTTTTATGAGTTGCATAACTCACATGAAATGTTTTATGTGAAATATCTgaagtaaatttaaaaaatacctgCCATGGTTATGTAAAAGAcacacttttattatttttaaataggttTGCCTGGAGTTAAAGGACTCTGGGCAAATACAGAAACAGATTCACTGAGGTTTCAGTGGGAGGTTGAAGAGAACACTGTAAAAGTCAGTGAGTTTGCCATTGAGTGGTTTGCAATTGATGATGCTTCTCCTAGGCTTTGGAAAAGAGTTAATGGTTCTACATTTTCTACTGTTCTTAAAGGTAAGTCACTTTAAATATTGATGcgtgttgttatttatttactgtgttacatgtttttgttgattttcctgAGAGggaaaataaattacacatcCTCTACAGCAAACACATGTTCAATCAgccattaaattaaaataacctccttgtatctactgtagtgtatattAGTGTATTCCAGTCTTTTGGGGCAGATGATTGGAATGATAAAAACCAAAAGTTGAATTAGTTTTAAGGGAATTTCAATTATATGTACCTGGAGGACTTTGCATTATATGTAGTAGACACTGGTTATCAAATTTTGTAGGCAGGGAGGTGATTGGGGCATGTAAATTAGTGTGAACCAGTGTACTGCAATGAGTGTGTAAGGAGGCTCAGTTAACCATAAAGTAAGCAGTGATGAGTTCTAAAAGGGTTGTTTGTATATAAGTGAAGAGCAGAGCATCAAGCTTCTGAAGTTAACTTTTGCACGCCAGTCTATAAAGAATGTAATCATAATCAAACTGAGGGAATACAGCCATCTGCACTAATATAAGTTTTGTAGCATAAGTGAAGGAGGAACAATTTCTATACAAATATTTAAGTTTAGCCTTGACCTTCGATTGTACCTTTGTAATATAATAAGAAAAAGATAATGAACTGTCTAACTCCTGCAGCACTCttgagtctgatccactcacctGCATAACATGCAGTGAAATGCCATTAACCCATTAATGTCACTGTATTTCTGAGAATGATACACATTCTCAATAATACCTGGTCTGTGGTGATTGTGTGGGGTTATGGGGATCAGAAGAATGGAACGGGTTAAAGGAGCTAACAAGTTATGCAGGGCAACAGATGGAATACAGTCTGCATTTATAGAACTATAAAATTCATCtatatagtcagtggagctgagaataTGGAAATTTGTTATAGAATTGCATAGGGGTTTTTAGTATTTTGGGtgttcagtgtatatatatatataaaaaaaacaatttttttttttcttccaataTGGAcagcaaataaatacaaattctgTACTAAAATGCCATAATTACATTCCTTCTCTGTTGAGGAATTGTTAAATCATATACACATCaaaaatccaaaaacaaaatgtaattgaCCAGGATTGTAatactatataatatatatattacatacagATGTAAAACTAATATTACTATCAATAACTATTGTCTCCCTAAACGTGTTTTAGGCATCATCAAACAATTCAACTACAGTATGTCCGTGTATCCCCTTTATGAGAGATTTTGTGGACATCCTGGTTCAATCCAGGCCAATTTAGAGAGTGGCAGTAAGTAAATATGTACACTCCTTATAAAACTCATCCCCATTCTCAAAGTTGTCTAAGTGTGCCATGGGTTTCTTCAGCACTTTTAGACATTGACCAGCTCCAACTTGTGAATGTGACAAAAACATCTGTGACAGTTCAGTGGGTGTGGCAAAGAAAACTCCCAAGCACAAATGTTCTCCGGTACACACTTGCATTATTGGGTGCAAATATAACAAGATGTAAGCTTTAATATTTTGATGATTTAATGTTGTTATTTTCCCATTTCCAACACTGTATGgtacttttaaatgtctttttcagAATGTGATTTTTTCCTTTTATCCAGCGTTAAAGATTTTTCCACATCAGTACCAACACTCATTCCACAATTTACAGAGAAATGTCAAgtactctgtgtatatttatggAGAAACCATATCTGGTAATTTTCCAAAAGAAAACCTTGAGTTCACCACACTGTTCCTTGGTAAgtcattctttctttttaaacaggGCCTTGGaaataattttgtttgtttttcagttttaactATAACagctacattttttttcccactttgCAGAAAATGATGAAATTATAAAAGTAGTCATTTTTCTAGTACTTCTAGTCATTGGGTTGGGTACATTCTCTGTTTTCTCAAGAACAATGTAAGTActcagttttatatatatatatattcatttaagcAGGGCAATTTGCAGCTTCACTTAATCTTTGAATTATGTATATTTgctgaaacttttttttaacatttgccACTTGTCCTAATTGCTGCTGTTCATTGGTACATTCTTTTTACAGTACTTACAAACTATTATCATGTAGTTTCAAAGTTTCAAAATTCAGTCtcataatatttcatattttatataattttctcTATTACAGTTATGACTACTTCTTCCCCAACATCGCTAACCCTGGCCACAGTCTCATTGGACACTGGCTGCAAAATCCTTTCCATGAGGTAGGTCTAATGATCGAAAATGACTATTGATGAGACAAAGATTAGGAAATAATACATTCAAATGAAAAGCTGATGtatgaagaaaaaacaaatatatgtatTTCACAAATTATATAGAATTTGAAGCCAATCTTTTACATATACCTACGCTAAAAACCTTTAAACTCAAATTTTTATATCTCATGTCTCCATAAATTTAATTTGGCAAAtcagttaatttatttaatttgttcacGTCAGAAGTAATTTTAAAGTTGATTTTCTCTTTCAACTTTTAATTGGAGGGATTTCAGAAATCGATCTAACTAAATCAGAAATTGataattcattaatttgattgtattttttaaatataaaacattttagaacttaaaaaaataattgggGCAGGGTACAAAAAGAATTaaaattttgtattaaaattTGTGTATATAGGTAAAATCATTCATTGACTGaaactacttatccagttcagggtcgcagtggatccagagccttcccggaatcactgggtgcaaggcgggaacacaccctgcagcagggcgccagtcctttgcataCATACATTAACAATATATTTGAAAGTGACAGGGATCATGAAATTAAAGAGTAAAGCTGAACATGTGAGAATCTATGTGGTAAAGAACTTCAGAAGTCACTAAATTCATAAAAAATTCCATTGACAGAGTCTACATGTTATTAGTGTGTTGAAACTGGAGGATTTTTCTTTGAATAATCAACACACTGAAAAACCTATCAGACAAATGGAGCACCAGATGTTTTCAGAAAAAGATGATGTTGAGGAAGAGGAGATGTACCTTTCTGATATCTGTGACACCTGTGACTATCCAGTGGAAACTTCTGATGGTGTGAAAAATTCTCAGGCTTCTCCTAGTCTTGCTGATTATGTTGATATGCCTTTGCTTCCTGACAATTTTGGTTATGTTGAAAATTGCCCAACACTTAGTAATGATACCTAACATTCTTTTAAAACTCAGTTGAGCCACTAGTATTATATATTACTGTAAATTTGCATTCATTGTTTAGCACAAGATTAGACCACAACCGAATTATTACACTGCTTATATTTTCCATTTAACTATGCTTTCCATATTTGTAAAATAGAACAGTTTATGAATTAGGGGAAGAGATTATTTTTCATGTGTGCATAATGCCAATATTGACTATTTGTAAGTGCCCTGTAGTTTATCTAACTTGTATTTTTATACTTGAACCAAAGTGCTATTTATGATTAAGAACTCATCACCCGACATCAGTAGCTGAGATCATTTATGCTCTCATAGCTGAATGAAATGAAGTCCTCACAGCATTGTTCCAGCCCCTTATTAGAAGTGTTGAACCTGTTAATGCTTAATTGCTAAGTGATACccttatttcagaagaaatgttggatgagcaggtgctcaaatattaaaactaatacttatattgtaaaaaaaaaagtacaataaTTACTACTTACATTACATTGAAGTATGGAGTTACatgtaaacaatatttttttaacaaaagaaagtgagataaatgtttttttaagagaATTTATACTTTTTATGCAATTACAATAAATAAGTTACAGCAACTTGGCATAAGTATTGATCCATaaattctttgtctgtaacaacttatctagttcagggtcgaggtggttCTGGaacccacccagaatcactggccgcaaggcagaaacacaccctagggtagtgccagtccttcacatggcgacacacacatactctcacattcacacctatggacacttttgagtcactaatccacactACTGATgtgtctttttggactgtgggaagaaacctgAAGAAACTcgtgcagacatggggagaacacagcaaaatccttacagaaagtctcccagagcaggacttgaacccacaacctctaggtccctggagctgtgtggctgcaacactacctgctgcaccagcgTGCCGCCCTCCATAATGTTTATTgccattgtacaacatacaacaaaatgtttCCTCCTTTATCCCATCCGTAGAAGTGAAAGCacatacatgcatacatacaaTCAAATCCCATTATCTCTATTGTACATTACTCATGTTTCAGTGTAGTTAATTCTTCCTCACGTATCCCATGTTCTCcctttccttcattcattcattcattatcaggaGGGATCTGGAAcatctggaggaaacacacatggacacagggagaacacaccaaactcctcatagacagttacccagagcagggctcaaacccagaaccccagatccctggagctatgtgaccaCTACACTACCTTTTGCGCCACTGTGATCTATACATATAGAACTTTTATAATCACTgggattatatatttttttctatttccaaaatattttaattattttgacaAATTATAATACCAAGTGGACATTCAGCTCAAAGACTAGAATTTATACCAATCCAGTGTTTTACAAGATAATGTGCAATAGCTTGTTTTGGAGGCATGGTGAAAACTGCTTGGTTGTTTTTTGCAATAGCATCAATTACCTGTAGAATGGAGCAAATTATGGAAATTATCAcaatacacaaatatataaaaaatggtGCATTAATAAATGTTCGTATGTATTTAATGCAAGATGACATTTATTTCCTATGTAATTTAGATAAAATTTGGTTAAATATCTTACCTGTAGTCTTGTGAACCAATGAGCCTcttcaatttcatttttatcAACCTTGATGTCCGTAGACACTGCCACTGAAAGGCAACCGATCATCAGGGAGGATGGCATGGGCCAAGGCTGGCAGGACACGTATTGAACAGGGCCAACAGTAACACCACTCTCTTCAAGGACTTCTCTCCTAACTGCATTCTCAATAGTCTCAcctgacaaacacaaacattctgTATGCTTTCCTTAAAAAGGATCATTTCACCTTATCACCAGTATGTTTGCACTGATATGATATGGAAATCTTTTTCAACTACGCTTACCTGGTTCAATAAACCCAGCAAGACATGAAAACATCCCTGGTGGAAAAGACTTCTTTCTCCCAAGCAAGCACTTATTCCCATCTGGGTGAATGACCAGCATGATCACAACAGGATCTACACACGGAAAACatcataacagcacaaataatGCTGTGGTGCATTTGATCATGCATGATTTTTAtcaggttcattcattcattatctgtaaccgcttatccagttcagggtccggagcctaaatggaatcactgggcacaaggcaggaatacacccattTTTGTTAGGTTGCAAAAGTAAAAAGATGGTACTTGCCAACTCTAGGATAACATGTACTGTGGATACCCTGGAGACTCCTGCAGCCCTCTGTCAAACAGGTTCTCTTGTAGCCTCCCTCATCCACTTTAGTCTGGCCTCCACATGTTGGGCAAAAACTGTATCGGCTGTGCCATGCCAGGACAGACCTGGCTTGTGCAATTACACCTATTCATAGAAGTGAGATATACAGGTATATaacggttaaaaaaaaaaaaaaccttcaaagaatattgttttaaatgccCTGACATCTATGATTGGAGAGGATTTACATTTGCCACGTCTGCTTATGTGTAACCAAAATTAAATGTTATTGTATAGCTGAGTGTTTCTAAAGATGTAATACTATACAAAAATGTTAATGATCATAAGTGAAGATAATTAACACAATAGTTACCTTAAACATGACTAAATTGTAAGACACTCTGGATAAGAATATCTGCCACATGCCATAAATGCAAATTGGCAAGCTAGAATTGCCCATAAGCTACAGTACATATCCAGCAATACTAAATATATTGAGAATAAGCATACACAAGTTTAGTGAAAGGTTTAATGATGTCCCACCTGCTTCATCTTCATTTAGCAACAAAAGTCCTGGCATTGGTCCCATAAGGAAGAATCTGTTTGAGTCTGTGGATTTGAGGCTTTCTATGGGATTGCTCTGGGCATTCAGTGCAAACCATGCAATAAGACCATCCTCTTCTTTTGACAGCACTGAAATTGAAGGTTCCTTCTTCTCCACTCCCAGAAAAATAACCACAGTGTCATTCATTTTGATTAGTTCATCCACACAGTCCCTTCTGAGCCTGCACAATTTCATCTTAGGCTGACTGTTTTTTAGTTCTTCTTGCCCTGATGTGACAAGAGGGTCTAAATTATAAAAAAGTAGGAACACGGTCTCTTGGGAGGTCTGTTTAGTGGCAAGCCATTCTGGATCTGTCCTTTTTTCACTCAGTCTATCTAGATACTCTCTGTTGAAGTAATTCTCATGATTCTCATCCATTATTCCAGTTGTTGGTAGAATCCCATGACAGTTGCTGTTTTTACCACTACCCAACAAACTGGCAATGTGTCTATGGCCCCAAAATGTTGCTATGTCGTGAGCAGTCTGTCCAGATTTATTCATCAAGTCCTTATTACATCTGTTAAAAAAAGAATGATGACAACCTATATTTTGGTGTGCATAATATCTGCTGACTTATATAGATGCATAATGGCAAATATAACTCATAAATGTAACATCAAACGTACCCCTTGGTAAGTAAAGTTTTTACCATGTCAAAGTGTCCGTTTCTTGCAGCTAACATTAAGGCTGTCCAGCCTTGGTTCCCAGTTTCATTGAGCAGATGACTGGAGTGAGAAATCATAGCAGAAACTTTCTCTATGTCACCTCTTGATGCATAATCTAGGAACTGCTGGACCAGTTCATCAGTAGCACTCATCTGAACACTAGTCATTTTGTGATTagctaaaataaaaga
This window contains:
- the LOC136666488 gene encoding interleukin-31 receptor subunit alpha isoform X1, with translation MNIRCIFCLLSCLIGLCHCDLSLQWHGKQPMSNIFTELSVTGKDLKECEQQRNLCVSDSNDCSSVPTIRKDFVFNRTCRYLEHEKSFRCKWISVNDVKRNMTNSFIFSQSMDFSHCPSIFNLLSNFNLTIKSKDPLNKIEIYSHIYAVSIENIVQAPRPYIISVNATETSLNVTWMSQGHKNCLVRYKQSNSEENEQWKEEEDSELFHVIRGLQPFSQYIITVACIKEYGLISEWSPTFQAKTLEGAPIAPLDVSYCVESLNNNFRLQRLLVIWRPLTIAEARGDILGYSLTYTSAEQPSPKGNNTHHLTAEFEVDPGVYNLTLIAYNSAGSSPAHNFRVNTVTYRSLPGVKGLWANTETDSLRFQWEVEENTVKVSEFAIEWFAIDDASPRLWKRVNGSTFSTVLKGIIKQFNYSMSVYPLYERFCGHPGSIQANLESGTLLDIDQLQLVNVTKTSVTVQWVWQRKLPSTNVLRYTLALLGANITRSLKIFPHQYQHSFHNLQRNVKYSVYIYGETISGNFPKENLEFTTLFLENDEIIKVVIFLVLLVIGLGTFSVFSRTIYDYFFPNIANPGHSLIGHWLQNPFHESLHVISVLKLEDFSLNNQHTEKPIRQMEHQMFSEKDDVEEEEMYLSDICDTCDYPVETSDGVKNSQASPSLADYVDMPLLPDNFGYVENCPTLSNDT
- the LOC136666488 gene encoding interleukin-6 receptor subunit beta isoform X2, coding for MNIRCIFCLLSCLIGLCHCDLSLQWHGKQPMSNIFTELSVTGKDLKECEQQRNLCVSDSNDCSSVPTIRKDFVFNRTCRYLEHEKSFRCKWISVNDVKRNMTNSFIFSQSMDFSHCPSIFNLLSNFNLTIKSKDPLNKIEIYSHIYAVSIENIVQAPRPYIISVNATETSLNVTWMSQGHKNCLVRYKQSNSEENEQWKEEEDSELFHVIRGLQPFSQYIITVACIKEYGLISEWSPTFQAKTLEGAPIAPLDVSYCVESLNNNFRLQRLLVIWRPLTIAEARGDILGYSLTYTSAEQPSPKGNNTHHLTAEFEVDPGVYNLTLIAYNSAGSSPAHNFRVNTVTYRSLPGVKGLWANTETDSLRFQWEVEENTVKVSEFAIEWFAIDDASPRLWKRVNGSTFSTVLKALKIFPHQYQHSFHNLQRNVKYSVYIYGETISGNFPKENLEFTTLFLENDEIIKVVIFLVLLVIGLGTFSVFSRTIYDYFFPNIANPGHSLIGHWLQNPFHESLHVISVLKLEDFSLNNQHTEKPIRQMEHQMFSEKDDVEEEEMYLSDICDTCDYPVETSDGVKNSQASPSLADYVDMPLLPDNFGYVENCPTLSNDT
- the nudt12 gene encoding peroxisomal NADH pyrophosphatase NUDT12 isoform X2, with amino-acid sequence MNKSGQTAHDIATFWGHRHIASLLGSGKNSNCHGILPTTGIMDENHENYFNREYLDRLSEKRTDPEWLATKQTSQETVFLLFYNLDPLVTSGQEELKNSQPKMKLCRLRRDCVDELIKMNDTVVIFLGVEKKEPSISVLSKEEDGLIAWFALNAQSNPIESLKSTDSNRFFLMGPMPGLLLLNEDEAGVIAQARSVLAWHSRYSFCPTCGGQTKVDEGGYKRTCLTEGCRSLQGIHSTCYPRVDPVVIMLVIHPDGNKCLLGRKKSFPPGMFSCLAGFIEPGETIENAVRREVLEESGVTVGPVQYVSCQPWPMPSSLMIGCLSVAVSTDIKVDKNEIEEAHWFTRLQVIDAIAKNNQAVFTMPPKQAIAHYLVKHWIGINSSL
- the nudt12 gene encoding peroxisomal NADH pyrophosphatase NUDT12 isoform X1 gives rise to the protein MTSVQMSATDELVQQFLDYASRGDIEKVSAMISHSSHLLNETGNQGWTALMLAARNGHFDMVKTLLTKGCNKDLMNKSGQTAHDIATFWGHRHIASLLGSGKNSNCHGILPTTGIMDENHENYFNREYLDRLSEKRTDPEWLATKQTSQETVFLLFYNLDPLVTSGQEELKNSQPKMKLCRLRRDCVDELIKMNDTVVIFLGVEKKEPSISVLSKEEDGLIAWFALNAQSNPIESLKSTDSNRFFLMGPMPGLLLLNEDEAGVIAQARSVLAWHSRYSFCPTCGGQTKVDEGGYKRTCLTEGCRSLQGIHSTCYPRVDPVVIMLVIHPDGNKCLLGRKKSFPPGMFSCLAGFIEPGETIENAVRREVLEESGVTVGPVQYVSCQPWPMPSSLMIGCLSVAVSTDIKVDKNEIEEAHWFTRLQVIDAIAKNNQAVFTMPPKQAIAHYLVKHWIGINSSL